In Helicobacter mastomyrinus, the sequence AACAATGTAAGTTTATGGTATCAAGCGGCAAATGCTGTGCAAGATGCGCACAGAATCAATAAAATTTTTCTTAGCGAATTTGAACATCGCCCCTTAGCAGATGAAGTAAAAGATAGAGATGATAAGCTCCTCTTTGCCCTTACAGAAGATGATAGCATAGAAGCTAAACTTGAAAAATATGATTATATTATTGAACATTATGCCAATTCACCCGAGCAAGAAAAAGCACTAATGCTAAAAGCCCAAGTGCTTTTTGATGAGGGCAAGTATGAGGAGGTATTATCTCTCAAAGAGCATCTTAAAGATACGCCCCTTATAGCACAAAGCTATAACGCACTCATTCACAAATCGCTTGAAGATAATGACTGCAAAATCACTGCAAATTATTATATGCAATACCCATATGTGAATTTAGAACCTAAGCAAAAAATGCCTCTTTTTGATTGCCTTTACTCGCTCGCACTCAATAAAGAAGCCGCACAAGTCTCCGCTAATATGGCTACAGAATCTAAAGATTTACCAACAAAACTTGCTTGGCTCTATCGCGATACACTTAATTTTGCCAAACTTGGTGATAATAAAAGCACTGCACTTGCAGGAAGAGACACACTAGAGCTTGCTAAAAGTTTGCAAGAGGCAAAATATTATGATGTGGGCTTTTTACTCTTTAATGCGCTAAACGAGCTCAATGACAAAGAGGGTGCGCTACAAACCTATGCCTTTTTAAAAGAAAAACAAGCTGACAATCCCCAAATGCTGGGTGTAGATCTATATTTGCTGAAAAATGCAGAAACACAAAAAGATGAATTAAGCATTGAAATCTACGCCAAGGATATTTTACGTTTGCAAAAGCTTACAAATAATATAACAGATTCTCCGTATGTGGATTTTGCCCTCGCTCAAAGCTATATCCGCACTCAACGCACAGATGACGCCTTAAATGTACTTGATACACTCCTTACAAAAGATATGAATAATGATAATAAGCAAAAGGCTCTTTATCTCAAAGGCTCGCTGCTTAAAACTCTAGGGCGAGATTCGCAAAGCACATTTGAACAATGCCAACTTATAGCTCACGAGGGTGCGTGGAAAAATCTCTGTTCTCAAGCCTTAGAAATGCTAAAGGGTAGCCAATGATATATAACTTTACTGACGAGCAACTCCGTCGATATGCAAGGCATTTTAGCCTTGTGGAATGCGGATTTAAAGGACAGGGCAAAATTTTAGAATCTAAGGTATTGATTGTAGGGGCTGGAGGGCTTGGATCACCTGTAGCATTCTATCTAGCCGCAGCAGGGGTGGGGCATATAGGCATTGTCGATGGAGACAATGTAGATTTAAGCAATTTACAGCGGCAGATTCTGCACACCACCGCAGAAATAGGCACTCCTAAAATAGAATCCGCGCAAAAAAAGCTCCACGCCCTTAATCCCCATATCAAAATCACCACCTATCCTACTATGCTTAATGCGAGTAATGCGCTAGAGATATGTGAGCCTTATGATGTAATTGTTGATGGGAGCGATAACTTTGCGACAAAGTTTTTAGTCAATGATATATGCGTGCTACTCAATAAGCCCTATTCACATGGGGGAATTTTGCGCTTTAGCGGACAAAGTATGAGTATTGAGCCCAAGGTGAGTGCGTGCTATGCCTGTGTGTTTGATACTCCACCTGATGATAAAAATATCCCAAATTGCGCTACTGCAGGTGTATTTGGCTCTGTGGCTGGAATGCTTGGCGGTATCCAAGCCACAGAAGTGCTAAAAATCATTACAGGCATAGGACAGCCTCTTTATAATCAGCTTCTAAGCTTTGATGCTATGGAAATGAACTTCCGCAAAATCACGCTTAAAAGAAACCCACAATGCCGTGTATGTGGAGAAAATGGCATAACAAAACTGCAAGATTATGCAAACCCCGTATGCAATACAAAAAATTAATTCAAACCCCT encodes:
- a CDS encoding HesA/MoeB/ThiF family protein, with protein sequence MYNFTDEQLRRYARHFSLVECGFKGQGKILESKVLIVGAGGLGSPVAFYLAAAGVGHIGIVDGDNVDLSNLQRQILHTTAEIGTPKIESAQKKLHALNPHIKITTYPTMLNASNALEICEPYDVIVDGSDNFATKFLVNDICVLLNKPYSHGGILRFSGQSMSIEPKVSACYACVFDTPPDDKNIPNCATAGVFGSVAGMLGGIQATEVLKIITGIGQPLYNQLLSFDAMEMNFRKITLKRNPQCRVCGENGITKLQDYANPVCNTKN